From a single Candidatus Nitrospira nitrosa genomic region:
- a CDS encoding alginate export family protein: MNHISVARLTLLAAALTLGFTNMVHAETKPTEEPTNPSTVPSNQPPATNGPILPTYSATNGQATGSTIEPFDPNAPPRATIPIGPNLFVGGYTSLEGETNRHYDLSSTLGKADTTLTPIFAPAFAYEPNQYLQLYVNPVLEIPLAVEEIEEKSQTTELNMNLAFLTVKNVVPGARLQVGRQRFIDSRRWLFNENMDAIRLGYQYEQFSVELSVSQLNLVQRNLLRREAEEDEEGFINYYAYADYKFGKKNHIGLFALYQDQQRLGTAQPITFGLQSGGRLFDNLKYWLQTAAVRGSDGGQRIRGEAIDVGLTQVFERAWEPSITIGYAYGTGDSNPNDHVDSRFRQSGFQGNSDKLNGVARFKYYGEVLDPRLTNLMVFTGGLGIKPFSKTSFDLVYHYYLQDHASKRIGGSDLDTDPTGLSKHIGSEVDLVVGYQGIPHLQTKFVLGYFFPGKAFSETWHDGALLASFLLRYNFY; this comes from the coding sequence ATGAATCATATCTCTGTAGCTCGACTCACTCTACTGGCGGCAGCGTTGACCCTCGGGTTCACCAACATGGTGCATGCCGAAACGAAACCCACCGAAGAACCGACAAATCCATCAACTGTGCCATCGAACCAGCCTCCCGCAACGAATGGTCCGATCCTCCCAACCTACAGCGCCACGAACGGTCAAGCGACCGGTTCAACGATCGAGCCGTTTGACCCGAACGCCCCACCACGAGCCACGATCCCCATCGGTCCCAATTTGTTCGTCGGCGGCTATACCTCGCTCGAAGGAGAGACCAATCGTCACTATGACCTCTCGTCGACCTTGGGCAAAGCCGATACCACCTTGACGCCGATCTTCGCTCCCGCGTTCGCATATGAGCCCAATCAATATCTGCAGCTCTACGTGAATCCAGTGCTCGAAATACCGCTTGCCGTCGAGGAGATCGAGGAGAAGTCACAGACCACCGAGTTGAACATGAATCTTGCCTTTCTCACCGTGAAAAACGTGGTCCCTGGCGCACGACTCCAAGTCGGACGACAACGCTTCATCGACTCCCGGCGTTGGCTGTTCAATGAAAACATGGACGCGATCAGGCTGGGCTACCAGTATGAACAATTTTCGGTAGAGCTCTCAGTCAGCCAACTGAACCTCGTTCAGCGGAATCTCCTGAGGCGGGAGGCGGAAGAGGACGAGGAAGGGTTCATCAATTATTACGCGTATGCCGACTATAAATTCGGCAAAAAAAACCATATCGGACTCTTTGCACTCTATCAGGATCAGCAACGGCTCGGGACGGCCCAACCGATCACGTTCGGTCTCCAATCGGGTGGGCGGCTTTTCGACAACCTAAAATACTGGCTGCAAACTGCCGCGGTCCGTGGCTCAGATGGAGGCCAGCGCATTCGAGGTGAGGCGATCGACGTCGGACTCACCCAGGTATTCGAGAGGGCCTGGGAGCCGTCCATCACCATCGGATACGCCTATGGGACAGGAGACAGCAATCCCAACGACCACGTCGATTCGCGGTTTCGACAGTCTGGGTTTCAAGGCAACTCTGACAAACTCAATGGCGTTGCACGCTTTAAATACTATGGCGAGGTCTTGGATCCCAGACTAACCAACCTCATGGTCTTTACTGGTGGCCTGGGAATCAAACCGTTCTCCAAGACCTCCTTCGACCTGGTCTATCACTATTACCTACAAGATCATGCCTCGAAGCGCATTGGTGGATCCGACCTTGACACGGACCCGACGGGACTCAGCAAGCATATCGGCAGCGAAGTGGACCTTGTGGTGGGCTATCAAGGCATACCGCATCTGCAGACCAAGTTCGTCCTGGGGTACTTCTTCCCCGGAAAGGCCTTTAGCGAAACGTGGCATGATGGGGCACTCCTTGCCAGCTTCCTACTACGATATAATTTTTACTAG
- a CDS encoding phosphotransferase family protein encodes MARTHAIRTEAADTLMGDVDWGTMYRAFHRFTSPATASKILLSCLPELSQHSHETSTCTIQDARLKTFVKSSSKIKSTLSACYQLTTSAPLTNQRSQRFIYLKAFLDGRSAETFRCLTHRSADSECDQAVIHVPEYDAIIWRFPHDPALPHLRQLIDLTAVKRHLPAEGLVQIGMSRTPRVLESHVVNYRPEIRCTNRYDLHDPIQDRTYQLFGKTFHNGDGRSLNQRLDYFWNRSLANPDAMAVARPLGYSEQTHTVWQLGVLGTPLLQILNSSNYEQYSRTISKGLASLHTSDAAGLLTHSPADHIAEIQKKLGKLSDAIPLLSRRLHALGAELERIAPQPSAIPFCPIHWDFHIEQLLARQEQIIFCDLDELIIGDPVQDLANFMVDLHFRNIDKQLMRLITAELYYAYRQQVTWSVPIDRLAWHARLQFINKAYRHYLRFAPGFEDTVERILQLAERGFSL; translated from the coding sequence ATGGCACGTACTCACGCCATCAGAACAGAAGCCGCTGATACGCTCATGGGCGACGTCGATTGGGGAACGATGTATCGAGCATTTCACCGGTTCACCAGTCCGGCGACCGCGTCCAAGATCCTTCTGTCTTGCCTGCCTGAGCTGTCGCAGCATTCTCATGAAACCAGCACCTGTACGATTCAGGATGCGCGACTAAAGACCTTCGTGAAGTCTTCGAGCAAGATCAAATCCACATTGTCAGCTTGTTACCAACTCACCACAAGTGCCCCTTTAACGAATCAACGTTCTCAACGTTTCATTTATCTCAAAGCCTTTCTTGACGGACGGAGTGCTGAAACCTTTCGTTGCCTCACTCACAGATCTGCCGATTCAGAATGTGACCAAGCCGTGATCCATGTCCCAGAATACGATGCCATTATCTGGAGATTCCCCCACGACCCGGCCCTTCCTCACTTGCGTCAACTTATCGATCTGACGGCAGTCAAACGGCACCTCCCGGCAGAAGGCCTGGTCCAGATCGGCATGAGTAGGACACCGCGGGTCTTAGAAAGCCATGTCGTCAACTATCGTCCAGAAATTCGGTGCACCAACCGGTATGATCTCCATGATCCGATCCAAGACCGTACCTACCAACTGTTCGGCAAAACTTTCCACAATGGGGACGGGCGCTCCCTCAATCAACGCTTGGACTACTTCTGGAACCGGTCTCTCGCCAACCCGGATGCGATGGCTGTGGCGCGCCCTCTGGGATATTCAGAACAGACCCACACCGTCTGGCAACTTGGAGTCCTCGGTACACCGCTGCTTCAGATCCTCAACTCATCCAACTACGAGCAGTACAGCAGGACGATCTCGAAAGGGTTAGCATCGTTGCACACAAGTGATGCCGCCGGCTTACTGACACACTCGCCGGCGGACCACATTGCAGAGATCCAGAAGAAACTCGGGAAGCTTTCGGATGCCATTCCCCTCCTCTCCAGAAGATTGCACGCCTTAGGTGCTGAACTTGAACGGATCGCACCGCAGCCCTCGGCGATCCCGTTTTGCCCCATCCACTGGGACTTTCATATTGAACAACTGCTCGCCAGACAGGAGCAAATCATCTTTTGCGATCTCGACGAGCTCATCATCGGAGACCCGGTACAAGATCTTGCCAATTTCATGGTCGACCTGCATTTCCGAAACATCGACAAACAACTCATGCGCCTGATCACTGCGGAACTCTATTACGCTTATCGACAACAGGTGACATGGAGTGTCCCGATCGACCGCTTGGCCTGGCATGCCCGTCTCCAGTTTATCAACAAGGCCTACCGACATTACCTGCGATTCGCGCCAGGCTTCGAGGACACAGTCGAGCGGATACTTCAGTTGGCCGAGAGAGGATTCAGTCTATGA
- a CDS encoding DUF2959 domain-containing protein — protein sequence MFRFLLAAILSLLPLSLASCDKAYMATMEKMGYAKRDILSTRVKSARDAQEDAKQEIQTTLEQFGKVVAYEGGDLEATYKKLNGELENSEDSAEAVRKKISDVESVADALFSEWETELGQYSSADLRRKSQAKLTQTKGRYREMLGAMKRAEQRIEPVLKPLRDQVLYLKHNLNARALSAIKGELVKVDAQVDQLVKDMNRSIAEADKFIQTMEKESD from the coding sequence ATGTTCAGGTTCCTCCTAGCCGCCATATTATCACTACTACCATTGAGTCTCGCCTCCTGCGATAAGGCCTATATGGCCACGATGGAGAAGATGGGCTATGCCAAACGCGATATCCTAAGCACCCGCGTCAAGTCAGCGCGAGATGCACAAGAAGATGCCAAGCAAGAAATACAAACTACGCTCGAACAATTCGGAAAAGTCGTCGCCTACGAAGGTGGCGACCTGGAAGCCACCTATAAGAAGCTGAACGGCGAGCTCGAGAACAGCGAGGACAGTGCCGAAGCGGTCCGGAAGAAAATCTCCGACGTCGAGAGCGTGGCCGATGCGCTCTTTTCCGAATGGGAAACAGAACTCGGGCAATACTCCAGCGCCGACCTCCGCCGGAAAAGTCAGGCTAAACTCACCCAGACCAAGGGCCGCTACCGAGAGATGCTGGGCGCCATGAAGCGGGCAGAGCAGCGAATTGAACCGGTTCTTAAACCGCTGCGCGACCAGGTCCTGTATCTGAAACACAATCTGAATGCGCGGGCACTCTCCGCCATCAAGGGCGAACTCGTGAAAGTGGACGCGCAGGTTGATCAGCTGGTGAAAGATATGAACCGTTCTATTGCTGAGGCCGACAAGTTCATTCAAACGATGGAGAAGGAATCGGACTGA
- a CDS encoding glycosyltransferase: MKDEPTYKTDDTEKPRILIYCQHVLGMGHLIRSMAIARALKHCTVVFVNGGESLSGVEVPPWVTVVNLPPISSDSEFQGLNIHSDNSTLEQVQLARKKVLFGLFDHFHPDVVVIELFPFGRKRFAFELLPLLAHIRLAAPSTQVVCSLRDILVTKPDQTRHEDWVVSLMNRYFNVLLIHSDPTFQTLDETFSRCQDLHCEIQYTGFVTQDSDVVTSCQTPGGDSIPPGVPLVLASVGGGRVGYELLDGSIRASALLIQKLTHRMLVFTGPYMPEQQYVELHDLAAQHSHIHVCRFTSSFEFLMRQAALSISMAGYNTCMNLLNTGTRALVWPFTGHKNDEQTIRAQKLEQRGLLTLLRPADLAPEHLAEKILASLRGSHARTPHSINTNGGRETALSIERLAQQPDNRTTRSAWGSVSMPQPGQWHTALRRFLDEKETEGRELHLFLRDDDVDEDEESLKHLLDLALARGVPMNLEIVPGRLTPACTATLKNVLRADRALLSLDQHGWKHSNHEMEGRKCEFGPSRSFTQQLNDIAQGKAILESTFEDLFFPAFTPPWNRCTTDTYQVLDELGFQVLSKDRGKDGITGYRFSEISTTLDLYTWKHGAHMKAPHEIVQVLMSQMDMLPIVGLLLHHKVMEREAFLFLDQLLAELTRSAAVRLHTFRTLLPLTRESQMVPQ, encoded by the coding sequence ATGAAAGACGAGCCCACATACAAAACGGATGACACGGAGAAACCACGCATCCTCATCTATTGCCAACATGTCCTGGGAATGGGCCATCTCATCCGAAGCATGGCTATCGCACGAGCGCTGAAGCATTGCACCGTTGTGTTCGTCAACGGAGGGGAATCGCTTTCCGGCGTGGAGGTTCCACCGTGGGTCACCGTCGTCAACCTGCCGCCGATCAGCTCTGACAGTGAATTCCAAGGGCTGAACATCCACAGCGACAACAGCACGCTTGAACAGGTTCAACTCGCCAGAAAGAAAGTATTGTTTGGGCTCTTCGATCATTTTCATCCCGACGTCGTGGTCATCGAGCTGTTCCCATTTGGGAGAAAGCGGTTTGCGTTTGAACTCCTGCCGTTGCTGGCCCATATCCGGCTTGCCGCTCCCTCAACGCAAGTCGTCTGTAGCCTGCGGGACATCCTGGTCACCAAGCCGGATCAGACTCGCCACGAGGATTGGGTGGTCAGCCTCATGAATCGATACTTCAACGTGCTCCTGATCCATTCGGATCCGACGTTCCAGACCTTGGACGAGACTTTTTCACGCTGCCAAGATCTCCACTGTGAGATTCAGTACACGGGTTTTGTGACCCAAGACTCCGATGTAGTAACGAGTTGTCAGACCCCGGGAGGCGACTCAATTCCTCCTGGTGTGCCTCTGGTCCTCGCCAGCGTCGGTGGAGGACGCGTGGGCTACGAACTGCTCGACGGTAGCATACGTGCCTCCGCGTTACTGATTCAGAAACTCACCCATCGGATGCTCGTGTTCACAGGTCCCTATATGCCCGAGCAACAGTACGTGGAGCTCCATGATCTTGCAGCTCAGCACTCACATATCCACGTTTGTCGTTTCACCTCATCGTTTGAATTCCTCATGCGTCAGGCCGCCCTCTCCATCTCAATGGCCGGCTACAACACCTGCATGAATCTGTTGAATACCGGCACACGCGCACTAGTGTGGCCCTTCACTGGACACAAGAATGACGAGCAAACCATTCGAGCACAGAAGCTGGAACAACGTGGGCTCCTCACCCTGCTACGGCCCGCCGACCTCGCCCCTGAACATCTCGCAGAAAAGATCCTCGCCTCTCTGCGTGGTTCGCACGCTCGTACTCCACATTCCATCAATACTAACGGTGGACGAGAAACGGCTCTGTCGATTGAACGGCTCGCTCAACAGCCGGACAATCGGACCACTCGCTCAGCGTGGGGATCGGTCTCCATGCCTCAACCTGGGCAATGGCACACCGCACTGAGACGGTTTCTGGACGAAAAAGAGACCGAAGGTCGAGAGCTCCATCTCTTTCTTCGAGATGACGATGTCGATGAAGACGAGGAATCGCTGAAGCATCTGCTCGACCTCGCGTTGGCCAGAGGCGTGCCGATGAATCTAGAAATCGTCCCCGGTCGGCTCACACCGGCCTGTACGGCCACTCTTAAGAATGTCCTTCGAGCCGACCGTGCGTTGTTAAGCCTGGACCAACATGGCTGGAAACATTCAAATCATGAAATGGAGGGGAGAAAATGTGAGTTCGGCCCTTCCCGTTCGTTTACGCAACAACTGAACGACATCGCGCAGGGGAAAGCGATTCTTGAATCCACGTTTGAGGACTTGTTTTTCCCAGCCTTCACCCCCCCGTGGAATCGCTGTACCACAGACACCTATCAAGTCCTTGATGAACTCGGCTTTCAGGTCTTGTCCAAAGATCGTGGGAAGGACGGCATCACTGGGTACAGGTTCTCCGAGATCTCCACAACGCTGGATCTCTACACCTGGAAACACGGAGCCCACATGAAGGCTCCGCATGAGATTGTTCAGGTCCTGATGTCGCAGATGGACATGCTGCCGATCGTGGGACTACTGCTCCACCACAAGGTGATGGAGCGCGAGGCCTTCCTCTTTCTCGACCAGCTCCTCGCTGAGCTTACGCGATCCGCAGCGGTGCGACTCCATACCTTTCGAACCTTGCTGCCGCTCACACGAGAGTCACAGATGGTGCCACAATGA
- the ypfJ gene encoding KPN_02809 family neutral zinc metallopeptidase, with amino-acid sequence MRIDDQRESDNIEDRRGMGPARIGGRGGFGIGTIVLALAVSYFTGVNPLTVLNLLTGVQSVTETIAPSAPSESGAVGAPKDELGRFASVVLADTETTWRELLGSRYQDPRMVLFTGAVQSACGTTSSAVGPFYCPNDRRVYLDLSFFNQLAQQLGATGDFAQAYVIAHEVGHHVQNVLGVAEKVHRLQQRASEVEGNALSVRMELQADCYAGVWGYHAKRNRNLIEPGDFEEGLRAAAAIGDDRLQKKSRGHVQPESWTHGSSEQRMTWLKRGLESGDPAVCNTFENSRL; translated from the coding sequence ATGCGGATCGACGACCAACGCGAAAGCGACAATATTGAAGATCGCCGTGGAATGGGCCCGGCCCGGATCGGCGGACGAGGCGGCTTTGGTATCGGGACTATTGTGCTGGCCCTGGCGGTCAGCTATTTTACCGGTGTCAATCCACTGACTGTTCTGAACCTCCTCACGGGTGTGCAAAGCGTGACCGAAACAATCGCGCCCTCAGCCCCATCTGAATCAGGAGCGGTCGGGGCTCCCAAAGATGAACTGGGGCGCTTTGCGTCCGTCGTCCTCGCCGACACGGAAACGACCTGGCGGGAGCTCCTTGGTTCACGATATCAAGACCCTCGCATGGTGCTGTTTACCGGCGCGGTGCAATCCGCCTGCGGGACCACGTCATCGGCAGTTGGCCCGTTCTACTGTCCCAACGACCGACGGGTTTATCTCGACCTATCGTTCTTCAATCAGCTGGCACAGCAGTTGGGCGCCACGGGTGACTTCGCCCAGGCCTATGTGATCGCGCACGAAGTCGGTCACCATGTGCAAAATGTCCTGGGCGTCGCCGAAAAAGTCCACCGCCTCCAGCAACGGGCTTCTGAAGTGGAAGGCAATGCCCTGTCGGTTCGCATGGAACTGCAGGCCGATTGCTATGCCGGTGTATGGGGCTATCACGCCAAACGTAACCGGAACTTAATCGAGCCTGGAGATTTCGAGGAGGGCCTCCGCGCAGCCGCAGCCATCGGCGACGACCGCCTGCAAAAGAAGTCACGTGGACACGTTCAACCGGAAAGCTGGACCCACGGTTCGTCAGAGCAGCGGATGACCTGGCTCAAGCGCGGGCTGGAATCCGGCGACCCAGCGGTCTGCAATACGTTTGAGAATAGTCGGCTATGA
- a CDS encoding Slp family lipoprotein, translating into MRLASFKSLWVAAFILVTACSSQRVVPESLEPLVDRTVSFHELLSTPESYQGKVVILGGVALKAKRLKAGTQIELLQLPLDTGERPILDRQQSQGRFLAIQQEFLDPATIVEGTAMTIVGEVSVAKTDYLDDVEYRYPVVIIKHLHSWLAPSYTHTHPRPRFSIGLGGGTGVGLGGGGGFAIGF; encoded by the coding sequence ATGCGTCTTGCCTCTTTCAAGTCTTTGTGGGTGGCGGCGTTTATTCTTGTTACAGCGTGCTCTTCGCAACGGGTGGTCCCGGAGTCGCTTGAACCTCTCGTCGACCGAACTGTCAGCTTTCATGAACTCCTGAGTACTCCAGAATCGTACCAGGGGAAGGTTGTGATTCTCGGTGGGGTGGCCCTCAAGGCAAAGCGTCTGAAGGCGGGGACGCAGATCGAGCTCCTACAGTTACCCCTCGATACAGGCGAAAGGCCAATTCTTGACCGCCAACAATCACAGGGGCGATTCTTGGCGATTCAACAGGAATTTCTCGATCCTGCCACGATTGTTGAGGGAACAGCCATGACCATTGTCGGAGAAGTGTCCGTGGCCAAGACCGACTATCTCGATGACGTGGAATACCGGTACCCGGTTGTGATCATAAAACACCTCCATTCCTGGCTGGCTCCGTCGTATACCCATACTCACCCACGGCCCAGATTCTCAATTGGGCTTGGGGGCGGGACAGGAGTCGGCCTTGGTGGGGGTGGTGGATTCGCCATTGGATTTTGA
- a CDS encoding histidine phosphatase family protein, with protein MITQTTVRHTTVYLVRHGESLLNREKRVSGQLDTSLSSNGIQKGQLLADRLRQVALTGIYTSALTRTIETARLTAEHHGLPIQRTPELNELHMGVLEGRFRDTRDPEASAIWQEHKKDKRHYRIPGGECFLDLAKRVKASFGDILARENGGVILIVGHRNVNRALFGLLMHLPEIGWPDLDLKSRYVYQIMTEKQPRMNMVRLLAQTEDGARTQPMV; from the coding sequence GTGATTACCCAGACAACAGTCCGCCACACCACAGTCTACCTGGTTCGGCATGGGGAAAGTCTGTTGAACCGAGAAAAACGTGTGTCCGGCCAGCTCGACACCTCGCTCTCTTCAAATGGTATCCAGAAGGGCCAACTCCTTGCCGATCGGCTTCGACAGGTCGCGTTAACGGGAATCTACACGAGCGCCTTGACGCGAACAATCGAGACCGCTCGACTGACGGCAGAACACCATGGTCTACCGATTCAGCGCACACCCGAATTGAATGAACTGCATATGGGAGTCCTCGAAGGCCGCTTTCGAGATACCCGTGATCCCGAAGCCAGCGCAATTTGGCAGGAACATAAAAAAGATAAACGCCACTACCGCATTCCGGGAGGAGAATGTTTCCTCGACCTTGCGAAACGGGTCAAGGCCTCATTCGGTGACATTCTCGCCCGTGAAAACGGCGGCGTCATCCTGATCGTCGGACATCGCAACGTGAACAGAGCGTTATTCGGTTTACTTATGCACCTGCCTGAAATCGGGTGGCCGGATCTGGATCTCAAAAGTCGGTATGTGTACCAGATTATGACGGAAAAACAGCCACGAATGAATATGGTCCGTCTCCTGGCTCAAACAGAGGACGGTGCCAGGACACAGCCCATGGTGTAG
- a CDS encoding FUN14 domain-containing protein, which translates to MSNPAPGAKSSLLAKTLGPLLSDPPWAAKPFLAAGATTVAGLGAWLTDMMSPALARGGASFLGGFLVGWAFRKTLKIAVIITLSLAALVAILKTTGWIHLEWNLIQSDVNRTLNWAQGQAQSLKEVAVGYLPSAGAGVAGAFFGLRKK; encoded by the coding sequence ATGAGCAATCCAGCTCCTGGGGCAAAAAGCAGCCTGCTTGCGAAAACACTAGGGCCCTTGCTGTCCGACCCGCCATGGGCCGCGAAGCCGTTCCTTGCCGCCGGCGCCACAACCGTGGCGGGGCTCGGAGCGTGGCTCACCGATATGATGTCTCCGGCGCTCGCCCGCGGGGGCGCCAGCTTTCTCGGTGGATTCTTAGTCGGGTGGGCCTTTCGGAAGACTCTCAAAATTGCCGTGATCATTACGCTCTCATTGGCGGCACTCGTCGCGATCCTGAAAACCACCGGTTGGATTCACCTCGAGTGGAACCTGATTCAGAGCGATGTGAATCGCACGCTCAATTGGGCACAAGGCCAAGCCCAGAGTTTGAAAGAAGTGGCGGTTGGCTACCTCCCCTCAGCCGGTGCGGGTGTCGCCGGAGCGTTTTTTGGATTACGGAAGAAGTAG
- a CDS encoding ABC transporter ATP-binding protein produces the protein MKQTEIAHRGHARFRSIIVSHLRSAKRHLALAAGCLLGVTVMQLVAPWPLKLIFDYILLQKPLPPSLTFLDPLIQSWPLAVLSGLAASLAVIAALNGALSYAQSFVTSKIGHRLVFTIRQHLFAHVQGLSLSFHSQTRSGELLTKLAGDTQTLKNAFTDIPLAVSGHTLTFIGMFVVMFTVNWELSLIILATMPILVTALFILNRKILATTRDQRERDSHMTSRLNEWLSSISVVQTFGRERVEQDRFNQESTKHLHTGLRTARTTAAVARVVSIIGAISTAATIFLGAWQVLKARMTPGDLLVFVSYMKNIYGPIKDMSKLSSQFSQAMVSAQRIADLLGNEPDIQDRPDAVKADRLQGAIRLEHVSFSYLEGCPVLHDLSLQIAPGERIALVGPSGAGKSTVLSLLLRLYQPSQGTIFLDGRSLADYERESLRHSIGMVPQETLLFRASIADNIAYGIEQATQEQLIEAAREANAHEFIMDLPDGYETVIGERGSTLSGGQRQRICLARALVKQPSILMLDEPTASLDHRSATYVREAIARIQADRTTIVITHHLVGMDLFDRIFVLEQSRLVEQGTHLELLNRQGLYANLYAQQSDDLVRPASHNLT, from the coding sequence ATGAAACAGACGGAGATCGCTCATCGGGGCCATGCTCGCTTCCGATCTATCATCGTCTCGCACTTACGCTCCGCCAAACGCCATCTGGCTCTGGCCGCCGGCTGTCTACTGGGTGTCACCGTCATGCAGCTCGTGGCGCCCTGGCCGCTCAAACTTATTTTCGATTACATCCTCCTGCAAAAGCCCTTGCCGCCGTCATTGACCTTCCTCGATCCGCTCATACAGTCATGGCCATTGGCCGTGCTGAGCGGTCTAGCCGCATCGCTTGCCGTCATCGCCGCCCTGAACGGTGCCTTGTCGTATGCCCAATCATTTGTGACGAGCAAGATCGGCCATCGCTTGGTCTTTACGATCCGGCAACACCTCTTCGCTCACGTCCAAGGGCTTTCGTTGTCCTTCCACTCGCAGACCCGTTCTGGTGAACTCTTGACGAAGCTCGCGGGCGATACCCAGACGTTGAAGAACGCCTTCACGGACATTCCATTGGCCGTGTCCGGTCACACGCTCACGTTCATCGGCATGTTCGTGGTTATGTTCACCGTCAATTGGGAACTGAGCCTGATCATCCTGGCTACGATGCCGATCCTCGTCACGGCACTCTTCATCCTAAATCGAAAAATCCTTGCGACCACGCGTGATCAGCGGGAACGGGACAGTCACATGACCTCCCGGCTGAATGAATGGCTGTCGTCCATTTCGGTCGTGCAGACCTTCGGACGAGAACGAGTAGAGCAAGACCGGTTCAACCAGGAAAGTACCAAACACCTTCACACCGGGCTTCGTACGGCCAGAACAACTGCCGCAGTGGCGCGGGTGGTATCGATCATTGGCGCAATCAGTACTGCCGCCACCATCTTTTTGGGGGCCTGGCAAGTCCTGAAGGCACGCATGACTCCGGGCGACCTGCTGGTCTTCGTCAGCTACATGAAGAATATTTATGGTCCGATCAAGGACATGTCCAAGCTCTCATCCCAATTTTCCCAGGCGATGGTCAGCGCCCAACGCATCGCTGATTTGCTCGGCAACGAACCGGACATTCAAGACCGCCCGGATGCCGTCAAGGCCGATCGGCTACAGGGAGCTATTCGTTTGGAGCACGTCTCATTCAGTTACCTTGAAGGGTGCCCGGTGTTGCATGACCTCTCCCTCCAGATTGCGCCTGGCGAGCGTATCGCGTTGGTCGGTCCGTCTGGAGCCGGCAAATCGACCGTACTCAGCCTGCTGCTCCGCCTCTATCAGCCATCTCAGGGAACGATCTTCCTCGACGGCAGGAGTCTTGCCGACTATGAGCGCGAGTCACTCCGCCATTCGATCGGCATGGTGCCGCAAGAGACACTTCTGTTCCGAGCCAGTATCGCAGACAACATCGCCTACGGCATCGAACAGGCAACTCAGGAGCAGCTTATCGAGGCAGCCCGGGAGGCGAATGCCCATGAGTTCATCATGGACCTCCCCGATGGGTACGAGACAGTCATTGGGGAACGGGGAAGCACCTTGTCAGGTGGACAACGGCAACGGATTTGCCTCGCACGCGCACTCGTCAAGCAGCCATCGATTCTGATGCTTGATGAACCCACCGCCTCACTGGACCACCGATCAGCCACCTATGTACGTGAAGCCATCGCACGGATCCAAGCTGATCGGACTACGATCGTCATTACCCATCACTTGGTTGGGATGGACCTGTTCGATCGCATCTTTGTTTTAGAGCAAAGCCGCCTCGTCGAACAAGGGACACACCTGGAATTGCTAAACCGCCAAGGGCTCTATGCAAACCTCTACGCGCAACAGTCGGATGATCTGGTTCGTCCTGCATCCCACAATCTGACCTAG
- a CDS encoding S16 family serine protease: MAQLAVGYKADGKGPEILGDSNLMLVSALSFQTAVAVATKAVGYDPRYLTVRILVPTRMDGPSAGGIFAVGIAAALLGDSIRPDICMSGTIESDEQIQAVGRLVDKMNACRELRKTTMIVPDALDNSHLSFTGAERSIQVIEVHTLGEAYSAATGQALRHVP; encoded by the coding sequence GTGGCGCAACTTGCCGTCGGGTACAAGGCTGATGGGAAGGGGCCGGAGATTCTTGGAGACTCAAACTTGATGCTCGTCTCTGCCCTTTCTTTTCAGACAGCGGTCGCCGTTGCCACCAAGGCGGTGGGGTACGATCCTCGCTATCTCACGGTCCGTATCTTGGTTCCGACGCGAATGGATGGGCCCAGTGCCGGCGGGATTTTTGCCGTGGGCATTGCGGCAGCCCTACTTGGTGATTCGATCCGCCCGGATATCTGTATGTCGGGGACAATCGAATCGGACGAGCAGATTCAAGCCGTGGGGCGACTCGTGGATAAGATGAATGCTTGTCGGGAACTGAGAAAGACCACCATGATTGTGCCCGATGCGTTGGATAACAGTCACCTGAGCTTCACCGGGGCGGAGCGGTCCATTCAGGTGATCGAGGTGCATACACTCGGGGAGGCCTATAGTGCCGCTACCGGGCAAGCTCTGCGTCACGTTCCGTAA